The following is a genomic window from Candidatus Polarisedimenticolaceae bacterium.
CGGCGAGCTGGCGCGATCTGTCCCTGCTGTGCGCTGCCGGGGTCGAGGCGGGAGCGGTCCTCGCGGCCTTGTCGGCGGTCCCGTCGCCGGCTCCGGCCTCGTTCGAGGTGGTCGACCGCTTCGAGGGGGCCCCCCTTCGCGAGGGCGAAGTCTCGCTGACGGTGCGTGTTATCCTCCGCCCGCTCGAGCGGACGCTGGAGGACGCGGTGACCGAGAGTTACCGAACCGCGCTCGTCCTCGCCCTCGACCGGGTTCCCGGCGTGAAGATGCGCGCGGGGGCATGACGGAATGGACACATGAGCGAAGCCGCTGTTAAGCTTCTGGAGGCTCGCATCGGAGAGGCCGTCGAACGGCTCCGGGAGCTCGCCGCGCAGCGGCGGGCGCTCGAGACCGAACGGTCGAGGCTGCTCGACGAAGTCGACGCCCTCCAGCGCGAGCTGACGTCGTCCCGCGACGACGGCCGGCGGCGGGATGTCGAGCTTCGCTCCGCCCTTGCGGACGCTCTCGCGGCGCTCGGCGAGGAGTGACGATGTCGGACGCCTCGACCGGCGAGCCCACGCCGGTGACGATCTTCGGTCGGACCTACAGCCTCCGCGGCGGAGGCGATCCGACTTATCTCGGCCTCCTCGCGAAGGAGGTCGACCGCCGCATGCGGGAGGTCGCGGAGGCGACCGGCACCGCGGACACGCTGAAGGTGGCGATCCTCGCCGCCCTCAACATTGCCGACGACAACCTGAGGGCCCGCCAGGCGTCCCCGTCCGCTTGGGACGAGGCCGCAGTGGGCCGCATGACCCGCCTGCTCGAAGAGATCCTCGACGAGACGGGCGGCCGCTCCGATGCCGGCGACGCCGGCCGGGCGGAGTGATCGCGTGATTCGGAAGGACGACTTCGGATTCCCCTGTGGAGTGCGTGATGGATTGAAGCGCTTGAGCCAACGTCGAATACCCGGGATCCCGCCGTCGCGCCGCGAGGAGCAAGCCCCTCTCCGAAGGGGAAGCCCAAGGCGGCCGCAGGGATCCCACCTGAGGGACCTGGTTCAACGGGTCCGATCCACACGGCTCTCGCGGGGGTTTCCGGACTTCTTCTGATCGGCGCGACCTCGCGCTCGGCCGCGGCGCCTGGAGCGAGCTGGAGGCTCGAAGGTGACCGGCCTGCAGTGGTTCGACATCATCGGCGCCGGCATCGCGGTCCTGCTCGCGGCCGCGGGAGCGTGGAGCGCCTGGCACATGCGCCGGCAGGCGTATGACGACGCGGAGCGCATCAAGCTCGACGCCCGCGCCGAAGGCGAAGCGCGCGCCAACGAGATTCTGGTCGGGGCGCAGGAGAAGGCCGTCGCGCTCGGCGAGGAGGCCGACCGCCGCGAGGCCGACCTCGACGCCCGCGAGTCCGCCCTCGACGCCCGCGCACGGCAGCTGGAATCCGACGTCGCCGCCATCGACCGCCAGCGAAAGGAGCTCGAGAGGCGCTCCACCGTCGTCACGCGCAACGAGGAGCGCTCCCGGGAGGCGCTCGCCGTCGCCCTCGCGAACGAGGCTCAGGCGCTGCGCTCCCTCGAGCGCGTCGCGGGCCTTTCCGCCGAGGAAGCGCGTGCGGAGCTCGTGCGGACGATCGAGGACGAGGCCCGCAGGGAGGGGGCCCGGATCGCGCGACGGATCGAGGAGGAGGCCCGTGAGCGCGCCGCGCGCGACGCCGTGGGGCTCGTGGTCGACGCCGCGCAGCGGGTCACCGTGCGGGAGCCGGTGGAGTCCGCCGTCACCTTCGTGAAGCTCCCGAGCGACGAGATGAAGGGCCGGATCATCGGCCGCGAAGGGCGCAACATCCGCGCGCTCGAATACGCGACGGGGATCGACGTCATCGTGGACGACACGCCCCAGGCGATCCTCATCAGCTCGTTCGACCCCGTCCGTCGCGAGGTGGCGAGGCTGTCGATCGACCGCCTCCTCGAGGACGGGCGCATCCACCCCGCCAAGATCGAGGAGGTCGTGGCGAAGGTGAAGGAGGAGTTCGAGGGGATCGTCGAGGAGGCCGGGCGACAGGCCGCGTTCGAGCTCGGCATCGCCGAGCTCGCGCCGCGGCTCGCGCGACTGGTCGGACGGATGCGCCTGCGGTATCACCACGGCCGGAGCCTGCTCGCGCACGCCGCCGAGGTCGGGCTGCTCGCCGGGCACATGGCGTCCGAGATCGGCGCCCGCGCGGACGTGGCGCGGCGCGCGGGGCTGCTC
Proteins encoded in this region:
- the rny gene encoding ribonuclease Y, translated to MTGLQWFDIIGAGIAVLLAAAGAWSAWHMRRQAYDDAERIKLDARAEGEARANEILVGAQEKAVALGEEADRREADLDARESALDARARQLESDVAAIDRQRKELERRSTVVTRNEERSREALAVALANEAQALRSLERVAGLSAEEARAELVRTIEDEARREGARIARRIEEEARERAARDAVGLVVDAAQRVTVREPVESAVTFVKLPSDEMKGRIIGREGRNIRALEYATGIDVIVDDTPQAILISSFDPVRREVARLSIDRLLEDGRIHPAKIEEVVAKVKEEFEGIVEEAGRQAAFELGIAELAPRLARLVGRMRLRYHHGRSLLAHAAEVGLLAGHMASEIGARADVARRAGLLHEIGRVDETATGPAALASADIAAKAGERDVVVHAIQAMHPDVAPKSVEALLLRVANRISDNRPGARKDNLDVFIERLTRLEKVASSFPGVRQAYAVRAGKEVRVIVDADTAGDDRAYALAKEVARALESQLDFPGEIKVNVIRETRAVQYAV
- a CDS encoding cell division protein ZapA — translated: MSDASTGEPTPVTIFGRTYSLRGGGDPTYLGLLAKEVDRRMREVAEATGTADTLKVAILAALNIADDNLRARQASPSAWDEAAVGRMTRLLEEILDETGGRSDAGDAGRAE